Proteins encoded together in one Cicer arietinum cultivar CDC Frontier isolate Library 1 chromosome 4, Cicar.CDCFrontier_v2.0, whole genome shotgun sequence window:
- the LOC101512506 gene encoding alpha-mannosidase I MNS4, giving the protein MEGFRRKTCIQIRSMLAFICCCYFTLSLADSVTREEAKQLRDEVGEMFYHAFNGYMDNAFPLDELKPLSCAGEDTLGGYALTLIDSLDTLALLGDRERFAASVEWIGKNLRFDMINKTVSVFETTIRVLGGLLSAHLIASDYATGMRVPSYDNQLLNLAEDLARRLLPAFDTPTGIPYGSVNLLHGVDKQESKITSTAGGGTLTLEFGVLSRLTNDPIFEQVTKNAVLALWARRSKLNLVGAHINVFTGEWTQKDAGIGTSIDSFYEYLLKAYILFGDEEYLYIFQEAYSAAMHYLYHDPWYVEVNMDSAAIVWPLFNSLQAFWPGLQVLAGDINPAIRTHAAFLSVWRRYGFTPEGFNLASLSVQHGQKSYPLRPELIESTYWLYKATRDPRYLDAGRDMVASLQYGTRCACGYCHISDVENHKQEDHMESFFLAETVKYLWLLFDLAVGPDNLVENGPYKYVFSTEGHLLPATPQISLVREHCLYYGAYCRSGDSRQTYFVSEVDKDKQESNDSRFYGSRTKATYSSEYTTSEPSAFSGLIKGFCPGLNHGQKYGFSYVHSNDERNDYETIQQKESTTVQSHSVIVLPAQSSHHSEPDSGNDHNDSQTTESDVTS; this is encoded by the exons ATGGAAGGTTTTAGGAGGAAGACGTGCATTCAGATCCGTTCAATGTTAGcgtttatttgttgttgttacTTCACGCTATCTCTCGCCGATAGCGTCACAAGAGAAGAAGCTAAGCAACTAAGAGATGAAGTTGGTGAAATGTTCTATCACGCTTTCAATGGTTACATGGACAACGCTTTTCCACTCGATGAATTGAAACCTCTATCATGCGCAGGAGAGGATACTCTTGGTGGTTATGCCTTAACCTTG ATTGACTCGTTGGATACTTTGGCTTTACTTGGTGATCGTGAACGTTTTGCTGCTTCTGTTGAATGGATTGGTAAAAATCTTCGCTTTGATATGATA AATAAAACCGTTTCTGTTTTTGAGACTACTATAAGGGTCCTTGGAGGATTGCTTTCAGCTCATCTAATTGCTTCTGATTATGCTACG GGTATGAGAGTTCCATCGTATGATAATCAGTTACTGAACTTAGCTGAAGATCTTGCAAGGAGGTTGTTACCTGCATTTGATACTCCTACCG GAATCCCATATGGGTCTGTAAATTTGTTACATGGAGTTGATAAACAGGAAAGCAAG ATAACTTCAACAGCTGGTGGTGGAACCTTGACTCTTGAATTTGGTGTTCTAAGCCGTTTGACAAATGATCCTA TTTTTGAACAAGTCACCAAGAATGCAGTGCTTGCACTTTGGGCACGGCGTTCAAAGCTTAACTTGGTTGGTGCTCATATTAATGTTTTTACAGGTGAATGGACACAAAAG GATGCTGGGATAGGAACTAGTATTGACTCTTTTTATGAGTATTTGTTGAAG GCTTATATATTATTTGGAGATGAGGAGTACTTGTATATATTCCAAGAAGCTTATTCTGCTGCGATGCATTATCTTTACCACGACCCTTG GTATGTAGAAGTTAATATGGATTCCGCTGCTATTGTCTGGCCATTGTTTAACAGTCTACAGGCATTTTGGCCTGGCCTTCag GTTTTAGCTGGAGATATCAATCCTGCAATTCGTACCCATGCTGCCTTCTTGAGTGTCTGGAGAAGATATGGTTTTACCCCCGAGGGCTTTAATCTTGCTAGTCTCAGTGTTCAG CATGGACAAAAGAGTTACCCGCTGCGGCCTGAGTTAATAGAGAGCACGTATTGGCTATACAAAGCTACCAGAGATCCTAG ATATCTTGATGCTGGGAGGGACATGGTTGCTAGTTTACAGTATGGGACTCGATGCGCTTGTGGATATTGTCACATTTCAGATGTTGAAAACCACAAACAGGAAGATCACATGGAAAGCTTCTTTTTAGCTGAGACA GTCAAGTATCTTTGGCTCCTTTTTGATTTAGCCGTGGGTCCTGATAACCTTGTGGAAAATGGACCATACAA GTACGTATTCAGCACTGAAGGTCATTTACTGCCTGCTACTCCTCAGATCTCTCTAGTGAGGGAACATTGTTTATACTATGGGGCTTATTGTAGAAGTGGTGATTCGAGACAAACTTATTTTGTGTCCGAGGTGGACAAAGATAAGCAAGAATCAAATGATAGTAGATTTTATGGGAGCCGGACTAAAGCTACATATTCATCAGAGTACACTACTTCTGAACCAAGTGCCTTTTCTGGTTTGATCAAG GGTTTCTGCCCAGGACTAAATCATGGACAGAAGTATGGTTTTTCATACGTGCATTCAAATGATGAACGTAATGATTATGAAACCATTCAACAGAAAGAATCAACAACTGTACAAAGCCATTCAGTAATTGTTCTTCCTGCCCAAAGTTCTCACCATTCGGAGCCTGATTCCGGCAATGATCATAATGATAGTCAGACTACTGAATCAGATGTTACTTCTTGA
- the LOC101513034 gene encoding uncharacterized protein isoform X1 has protein sequence MAHGGDNKRRVRVNPASRRSNAKKFKPPVSLKNQIRSAERMLRKNLPSEVREAQEQKLESLKKQQEVHTRLAAERKIFLRDRKIKFFERRKIERRIRRHEKLQRASSSSSSAQSASPDQLASLKQDLQYVMYFPKNEKYVPLFSGSDDPEIVDRRNGLRKQIEDRLTAAAATGKDLEETGSEDDGHLDLTDDDFFLAGSSSDEADADDEWTDKSREQASSASGKAVSGMSSDEKNQRQISARALMPPPRPSNKLSRFGSSSGQSSFKQRSQISTSSHTSNRKSSSDFRVRKPSDFRAREPSDFRAREPSDFRAREPSEFRAREPSKSGTGHGSSLSSNSDAHKPRRKRRPKKKNKQA, from the exons ATGGCTCACGGCGGTGACAACAAGCGGCGCGTGAGGGTTAACCCCGCAAGCCGTCGATCCAACGCTAAGAAATTCAAACCTCCCGTCTCCCTCAAAAACCAGATTCGATCCGCAGAACGCATGCTCAGAAAG AATTTACCATCGGAGGTTAGAGAAGCACAGGAGCAAAAGTTGGAATCACTGAAGAAGCAGCAGGAAGTTCACACTCGCCTCGCCGCCGAACGCAAGATATTCTTACGCGATAGAAAGATCAAGTTCTTCGAGAGAAGAAAAATCGAACGAAGAATCAGACGCCACGAGAAGCTTCAACGTGCTTCGTCTTCATCATCTTCTGCTCAATCTGCTTCTCCTGATCAGCTTGCATCGCTCAAACAAGATCTTCAATATGTTATG TACTTTCCCAAGAATGAGAAATATGTTCCTTTATTTAGTGGAAGTGATGATCCGGAGATAGTTGATAGGCGAAATGGGCTGCGCAAACAGATTGAAGACAGGTTAACTGCTGCTGCTGCAACTGGCAAGGATTTAGAAG AGACTGGCAGCGAAGATGATGGGCACTTGGATCTCACTGATGATGATTTTTTCCTTGCTGGAAGTTCTAGTGATGAAGCTGATGCAGATGATGAATGGACAGACAAAAGCAG AGAGCAGGCTTCTAGTGCTTCTGGAAAAGCCGTGTCTGGCATGTCCAGTGATGAAAAAAATCAG AGGCAGATTTCTGCTAGAGCTTTGATGCCTCCTCCTCGCCCTTCGAACAAATTGTCAAGGTTTGGGTCATCTTCAGGCCAAAGTTCATTTAAACAGAGATCTCAGATTTCTACATCCAGCCACACATCAAACAGAAAAAGCAGCTCAGACTTCAGAGTAAGGAAACCCTCAGACTTCAGAGCAAGGGAACCCTCAGACTTCAGAGCAAGGGAACCCTCAGACTTCAGAGCAAGGGAACCCTCAGAATTCAGAGCAAGGGAACCCTCAAAATCAGGGACAGGTCATGGCAGTAGTCTAAGCTCCAACTCTGATGCTCACAAGCCTCGGAGAAAGAGAAGAcctaagaagaaaaataagcaG GCATGA
- the LOC101513034 gene encoding uncharacterized protein isoform X2: MAHGGDNKRRVRVNPASRRSNAKKFKPPVSLKNQIRSAERMLRKNLPSEVREAQEQKLESLKKQQEVHTRLAAERKIFLRDRKIKFFERRKIERRIRRHEKLQRASSSSSSAQSASPDQLASLKQDLQYVMYFPKNEKYVPLFSGSDDPEIVDRRNGLRKQIEDRLTAAAATGKDLEETGSEDDGHLDLTDDDFFLAGSSSDEADADDEWTDKSREQASSASGKAVSGMSSDEKNQISARALMPPPRPSNKLSRFGSSSGQSSFKQRSQISTSSHTSNRKSSSDFRVRKPSDFRAREPSDFRAREPSDFRAREPSEFRAREPSKSGTGHGSSLSSNSDAHKPRRKRRPKKKNKQA; encoded by the exons ATGGCTCACGGCGGTGACAACAAGCGGCGCGTGAGGGTTAACCCCGCAAGCCGTCGATCCAACGCTAAGAAATTCAAACCTCCCGTCTCCCTCAAAAACCAGATTCGATCCGCAGAACGCATGCTCAGAAAG AATTTACCATCGGAGGTTAGAGAAGCACAGGAGCAAAAGTTGGAATCACTGAAGAAGCAGCAGGAAGTTCACACTCGCCTCGCCGCCGAACGCAAGATATTCTTACGCGATAGAAAGATCAAGTTCTTCGAGAGAAGAAAAATCGAACGAAGAATCAGACGCCACGAGAAGCTTCAACGTGCTTCGTCTTCATCATCTTCTGCTCAATCTGCTTCTCCTGATCAGCTTGCATCGCTCAAACAAGATCTTCAATATGTTATG TACTTTCCCAAGAATGAGAAATATGTTCCTTTATTTAGTGGAAGTGATGATCCGGAGATAGTTGATAGGCGAAATGGGCTGCGCAAACAGATTGAAGACAGGTTAACTGCTGCTGCTGCAACTGGCAAGGATTTAGAAG AGACTGGCAGCGAAGATGATGGGCACTTGGATCTCACTGATGATGATTTTTTCCTTGCTGGAAGTTCTAGTGATGAAGCTGATGCAGATGATGAATGGACAGACAAAAGCAG AGAGCAGGCTTCTAGTGCTTCTGGAAAAGCCGTGTCTGGCATGTCCAGTGATGAAAAAAATCAG ATTTCTGCTAGAGCTTTGATGCCTCCTCCTCGCCCTTCGAACAAATTGTCAAGGTTTGGGTCATCTTCAGGCCAAAGTTCATTTAAACAGAGATCTCAGATTTCTACATCCAGCCACACATCAAACAGAAAAAGCAGCTCAGACTTCAGAGTAAGGAAACCCTCAGACTTCAGAGCAAGGGAACCCTCAGACTTCAGAGCAAGGGAACCCTCAGACTTCAGAGCAAGGGAACCCTCAGAATTCAGAGCAAGGGAACCCTCAAAATCAGGGACAGGTCATGGCAGTAGTCTAAGCTCCAACTCTGATGCTCACAAGCCTCGGAGAAAGAGAAGAcctaagaagaaaaataagcaG GCATGA
- the LOC101513779 gene encoding small ribosomal subunit protein bS16cy-like, translating into MVVSIRLARLGCTHNPFYRVVVTDSKAARDGKNIEVLGYYNPIAAKDDEKRVSIKLERVKYWLSVGAQPSEPVETLLFRAGLPVKRKGGAFDNYPDQPANANDKEVDGISPEAVLSIGLQVN; encoded by the exons ATGGTGGTGAGTATTCGATTAGCGAGACTTGGGTGCACTCACAACCCTTTTTATCGGGTTGTTGTTACTGATAGCAAAGCTGCAAGAGATGGCAAGAACATTGAAGTTTTAGGTTACTACAATCCTATTGCAG CTAAAGATGACGAGAAAAGAGTGAGTATCAAACTGGAACGTGTGAA GTATTGGCTTTCTGTTGGTGCTCAACCTTCAGAACCTGTGGAGACTCTTTTATTTCGAGCAGGTTTACCAGTGAAACGTAAAGGCGGAGCGTTTGATAACTACCCTGACCAGCCAGCCAATGCCAATGACAAAGAAGTTGATG GTATATCTCCAGAAGCTGTATTGTCTATCGGCTTACAAGTTAACTGA